A window of Oncorhynchus tshawytscha isolate Ot180627B unplaced genomic scaffold, Otsh_v2.0 Un_scaffold_16570_pilon_pilon, whole genome shotgun sequence contains these coding sequences:
- the gpr20 gene encoding G-protein coupled receptor 20, translating into MEPAYTGMSLDNSTSTVMPMATSAGNTNVSREPYMHRLAHLDEGLYNDFYSLWICLVVVNTLIFMVGMVLNTLALYVFCFRTKPKTTSVIYTINLAVTDLLVNLSLPTRIILYYSGGKCLNCSYVHIFSYFVNMYCSILFLTSICVDRYLAIVQAEASRKWRNPNVAKGVCIFIWLFAIVVTYSFLTTAFRHAGCCVSKLFVLTVFEFFLPLVVIVVFTVRIMCALSNSSLMQQSRERRVRAVQLLTTVLVIFTICFTPFHIRQVLVYFYPDMPHHIIVYHVTVTLSSLNSCMDPIVYCFVTNNFQSSMRGFFRKAEAELEQTSGNIISMQNSSKGSGTVTAIAHSVMMNVLSSSPQHGNHIALD; encoded by the coding sequence ATGGAGCCTGCCTATACTGGGATGTCACTGGATAACTCGACCTCAACAGTGATGCCCATGGCGACCTCCGCCGGCAACACCAATGTGAGCAGAGAGCCGTACATGCACCGCCTGGCCCATCTAGACGAGGGTCTCTACAATGACTTCTACAGCCTGTGGATCTGTCTGGTGGTGGTCAACACACTCATCTTCATGGTGGGAATGGTTCTCAACACCCTGGCCCTGTACGTGTTCTGCTTCCGCACCAAGCCCAAGACAACCTCAGTCATCTACACCATCAATCTGGCTGTCACAGACCTACTGGTTAACCTCTCCCTGCCCACACGTATCATTCTCTATTACAGTGGGGGAAAGTGCCTCAACTGCTCCTACGTGCATATATTCAGCTACTTTGTCAACATGTACTGCAGCATCCTCTTCCTCACCAGTATATGCGTGGACAGATACCTGGCCATAGTACAGGCTGAGGCCTCTAGGAAGTGGAGGAACCCTAACGTGGCCAAGGGGGTGTGCATTTTCATCTGGCTCTTCGCTATCGTGGTCACCTACTCCTTCCTCACCACGGCGTTCCGACACGCGGGCTGCTGCGTCTCCAAGCTCTTCGTCCTGACCGTCTTCGAGTTCTTCCTCCCATTGGTCGTCATTGTGGTGTTCACCGTGCGCATCATGTGTGCCCTGTCCAACTCCAGTCTGatgcagcagagcagagagaggcgcGTGCGGGCCGTGCAGCTCCTCACCACTGTCCTGGTCATCTTCACCATCTGCTTCACCCCGTTCCACATCAGGCAGGTGCTGGTGTACTTCTACCCCGACATGCCCCACCACATCATTGTCTACCACGTCACCGTCACCCTCAGCAGCCTGAACAGCTGCATGGACCCCATCGTCTACTGCTTTGTCACCAACAACTTCCAGTCCAGCATGAGGGGCTTCTTCCGCAAGGCGGAGGCAGAGCTGGAGCAGACCAGTGGGAACATCATCAGCATGCAGAATAGCTCCAAGGGCTCGGGGACTGTCACAGCTATCGCTCACAGTGTGATGATGAacgtcctgtcctcctctccccagcaTGGGAACCACATAGCGTTAGACTGA